In Melopsittacus undulatus isolate bMelUnd1 chromosome 6, bMelUnd1.mat.Z, whole genome shotgun sequence, the following proteins share a genomic window:
- the ARPC5 gene encoding actin-related protein 2/3 complex subunit 5: protein MAKHTVSSARFRRVDVDEYDENKFVDEEEGGDGQAGPDEGEVDSCLRQGNMMAALQAALKNPPINTKNQAVKDRAESIVLKVLISFKANDIEKAVQSLDKNGVDLLMKYIYKGFESPSDNSSAVLLQWHEKALAAGGVGSIVRVLTARKTV from the exons ATGGCGAAGCATACGGTGTCGTCGGCGCGGTTCCGCCGGGTGGATGTGGACGAGTACGACGAGAATAAGTTCGTggatgaggaggagggaggCGACGGGCAAGCGGGGCCCGACGAGGGCGAGGTGGACTCGTGCCTGCGGCA AGGGAACATGATGGCTGCACTACAGGCGGCACTGAAGAACCCTCCTATCAACACAAAGAACCAGGCAGTGAAG GATCGCGCAGAAAGTATTGTCCTGAAGGTCCTCATCTCTTTCAAAGCCAACGATATTGAGAAGGCAGTGCAGTCACTGGACAAGAATGGTGTTGACCTGCTAATGAAGTACATCTACAAAGGCTTTGAGAGCCCTTCTGacaacagcagtgctgtgctgctgcagtggcatGAGAAG GCTCTGGCTGCTGGAGGAGTAGGGTCCATCGTCCGTGTTTTGACAGCCAGGAAAACGGTTTAA